One genomic window of Verrucomicrobiales bacterium includes the following:
- a CDS encoding CotH kinase family protein — MQLTIGPRMAPVAPLLAGIWIVFAQFALVLSVFPAINTDASSLSYGHSSAPLFESARVLPLELEIAPDGLASLRKDRRRPVTGWVRQGTTIYSNVFIHLKGTRGSVRSIDDKPSFTLQFAAGSPAHQFYGLRKIHLNNAVEDPTYLNQGLGSHLFHTAGIATPRTTYASVRLGSRRLGIYVLQEGLTEEYVADRYPGAGVLLFEPGRGQDVDQVLVPKWENSEAWATFFARLDQALRADPVSERWNQLSEIVDLDQFVTFMAMEIILGHRDGYCLARNNFRLALDRARGRFFWVPYGMDQLLGNPKAVLVPSMAGRLAEAVMRTPEGQARYRRKCEQLVAEVFQPGPIATWIQNQARVLEPWLSWRELSSFRREVADLEQRVYDRRAFLDRQLAEPELRPVSWREGETLLENWTPRDVPDGGKLDRPQVEDGLSVLRVVAGSRTAASWRSKVLLSAGHYRFQGRVRTSGVEPLLFGARNGAALRVADLTLERIPTVLGDSPWTPLEVTFRVVGEPRVFEMVCELRARRGEAWFDLRTLRLVKLPDY, encoded by the coding sequence ATGCAGTTGACGATCGGCCCGCGGATGGCACCCGTTGCTCCTCTCCTCGCCGGGATATGGATTGTCTTCGCCCAGTTCGCTCTCGTTCTGAGCGTGTTCCCCGCGATCAACACCGACGCCTCTTCGCTCTCCTACGGCCACTCTTCCGCTCCGCTGTTTGAGTCCGCACGCGTCCTGCCCCTCGAACTAGAGATCGCTCCCGACGGACTGGCCAGTTTGAGAAAGGACCGACGGCGGCCGGTGACCGGCTGGGTGCGCCAGGGAACGACGATCTACTCCAACGTGTTCATCCACCTGAAGGGAACCCGCGGCAGTGTGCGTTCGATTGATGATAAACCTTCGTTCACCCTGCAGTTTGCGGCCGGTTCCCCAGCCCACCAATTCTATGGCTTGAGGAAGATCCATCTGAACAATGCGGTCGAGGATCCCACCTACCTTAACCAGGGACTCGGATCCCACCTCTTCCACACGGCGGGAATCGCGACGCCGCGAACGACCTATGCCTCGGTTCGCCTGGGCTCCCGACGGTTGGGCATCTACGTGCTGCAGGAAGGCCTGACCGAAGAGTATGTTGCGGATCGTTATCCAGGTGCGGGTGTTCTGCTCTTCGAACCCGGACGCGGTCAGGATGTGGACCAGGTGCTGGTCCCCAAGTGGGAGAATTCCGAAGCCTGGGCCACGTTCTTCGCTCGGTTAGACCAGGCCTTGCGAGCGGACCCCGTGAGCGAGCGATGGAACCAGCTTTCGGAAATCGTGGATCTCGATCAGTTCGTCACCTTTATGGCGATGGAGATCATTCTGGGACATCGCGACGGATATTGCCTGGCTCGGAACAATTTTCGTCTGGCGTTGGATCGCGCGCGGGGGAGGTTTTTTTGGGTGCCGTACGGCATGGACCAACTGCTCGGCAATCCCAAGGCGGTGTTGGTTCCCAGCATGGCCGGCAGGCTGGCAGAAGCCGTGATGCGCACGCCCGAAGGGCAGGCGAGATACCGTCGGAAGTGTGAACAGTTAGTCGCCGAGGTCTTTCAACCTGGGCCAATCGCCACCTGGATCCAGAACCAAGCCCGGGTCCTAGAGCCCTGGCTGTCCTGGAGGGAGCTTTCCTCGTTTCGGCGTGAGGTCGCCGATTTGGAGCAACGGGTCTACGACCGTCGCGCCTTCTTGGACCGTCAGCTGGCCGAGCCTGAATTGCGCCCGGTCTCCTGGCGGGAGGGGGAGACTCTTTTGGAGAACTGGACACCTCGGGACGTCCCCGACGGGGGCAAGTTGGATCGGCCTCAGGTGGAAGACGGGCTGAGCGTACTGCGGGTGGTGGCCGGCAGCCGGACGGCCGCTTCCTGGCGATCCAAGGTCCTGTTGTCAGCCGGGCACTACCGATTCCAGGGGCGAGTGCGGACATCGGGAGTGGAGCCGCTGCTTTTCGGAGCTCGGAACGGTGCCGCATTGCGGGTGGCCGACCTCACTTTGGAGCGGATCCCCACCGTGCTGGGGGACAGTCCTTGGACACCGTTGGAGGTGACCTTTCGGGTCGTGGGCGAGCCCCGCGTCTTTGAAATGGTCTGCGAGCTGCGAGCCCGCCGCGGGGAGGCCTGGTTTGACCTCAGAACGCTTCGGTTGGTGAAACTGCCCGATTATTAA
- a CDS encoding type II secretion system protein produces the protein MEQRVVKQARAFTLIELLVVIAIIAILAGMLLPSLASGKLKAKNVECSNQLKQIGIGFKLWANDHDDKFPWQLAESKGGSQAAAVWVQHFRVASNQIATPRILVCPTDREKQPILNWSNLDPEMNFSYFVGTESREPQPQTIVIGDRNVFGGGGGYEPSWNKFLGDSVDAAWEETMHQLRGNLFLADGSVHTTTTLGLREMIAGSLSGVNTNVIFAKPRPEL, from the coding sequence ATGGAACAAAGAGTCGTCAAGCAGGCTCGTGCCTTTACGCTGATCGAGTTATTGGTGGTCATAGCGATTATCGCGATTCTGGCCGGAATGCTTCTCCCCAGCTTGGCGAGTGGTAAGCTGAAGGCCAAGAACGTCGAATGTTCCAACCAGTTGAAGCAGATTGGGATAGGCTTTAAGCTCTGGGCCAACGACCATGATGACAAGTTTCCCTGGCAGTTGGCGGAGTCCAAGGGGGGGTCTCAGGCAGCTGCGGTTTGGGTTCAACATTTCCGGGTGGCCTCGAACCAGATCGCTACCCCTCGGATCTTGGTCTGCCCCACCGACCGGGAGAAACAGCCGATTCTCAACTGGAGCAATCTGGATCCCGAGATGAATTTCAGCTATTTCGTGGGGACCGAGTCGCGTGAGCCCCAACCGCAGACCATTGTGATCGGGGACCGGAATGTCTTCGGCGGCGGCGGTGGATACGAGCCCTCTTGGAACAAGTTCCTGGGCGATTCGGTCGATGCCGCTTGGGAGGAGACGATGCATCAGCTGCGGGGAAATTTGTTCTTGGCCGACGGCAGTGTCCACACGACCACGACTCTGGGCTTGCGTGAGATGATCGCGGGGAGCCTCTCGGGAGTGAACACCAACGTGATCTTCGCCAAGCCCCGACCGGAACTATAA